The Nocardioides ochotonae genome segment GAACACGGACCAGGTCTTGGAGCCTCCGGATGCCATGGCTTGACCTTACCCAGCCCGTGGATCCTCAGTCAGGCTCGGTCAGCCCTCAGTCAGCCTGGGTCAGCGTCGCGAGCGCACGGGCCAGCTCGTCGGGGCGGCGGGTGTTGAGCAGCCAGTACGGCGCGGGGTCGCGGGGATCGGTGATCTCGACGCGCACCGAGCGCTTCAGGTAGGGGCGCAGCAGCAGGAACGCGCGGGCATCGGCGTCCCGGCCGGCCGTGTGGCGGGTCTGCTCGGGGTCGAGGGCGGTCGCGGCGCCGAGGTGCTCCGCGGAGATGCGGGCGCGACCGGCGCGCAGCTCGCCGTTCGCGACGGTGATCCGCGCCGAGCCGTAGGCCAGGAAGCCGGCGGCCACGAGGAGGCCGAAGACGGCGGTGATCAGCCATGCCAGCTCGCCGGGGAGCGCGACGACGACGGCCAGCCAGACGCTCGCCGTGAGCATGAACCCCTGGGCCCACCAGCGCAGCGGCACCCCGAGGCGCTCGGAGTAGGCCACGGTGGAGGGTGAGACGTCAGCGGAAAGGTGCGGCACGCGTCCAGTTTTCCATCCCGCTCGATACAGTCCGCGAGTGGCTCCTACTCCCACTCCCTCCGCAGCCCCCTCGAGCGATCGCACCGACGACCGGACCGGCGGCGCGAGCAGCGACCTCGACGTCCTGCTCCGGCGTCTGGACACCGACCTGCCGCTGCCGTCGTACGCCCACCCCGGTGATGCGGGTGCCGACCTGCTGACCACCGTCGACCTGCGCCTGGAGCCGGGCGAGCGGGCGCTGGTGCCGACCGGCGTCGCCCTCGCGCTGCCCGAGGGGTACGTCGCGTTCGTGCACCCGCGCTCCGGTCTGGCGGCGCGTCACGGGCTCTCCATCGTCAACACCCCCGGCACGATCGACGCCGGCTACCGCGGCGAGATCAAGGTGCTGCTGATCAACCACGACCCGCGCGAGGCGATCGAGCTGCGCCGCGGCGACCGGGTCGCGCAGCTGCTCATCCAGCGCGTCGAGCGGGCCCGGTTCGTCGAGGTCGATGAACTACCGGACTCCGTTCGTGGTGAGGGCGGTTACGGTTCTACCGGAGGGTTCGCCCGCGCCTGAGGCGCCCGCGGCTCCCGCTGACGGCCCGCGCAGCGGCGCCCCACAAGCAGGTTCGAGCATCCACGCAGTCTTCGTCACGAGAGGCACCACACGTGAAGTTCCGCCGCAAGTCCACCCCGGACTCCGCCGACATCTCGGCCGAGGAGACCGCGACCTCTGCCGCGGAGCCGGACGAGGGGGCCGTCGCCGAACCGGCCGTCGGCCCCTTCGACGCCGACGACCTGCCCGAGGGCGGCCCGCACCACGTCGACCTCGGCTCGCTGCTGGTCCCGCCGATGCCCGGCCGCGACCTGCGCCTGCAGGTGAATGAGAAGACCGGCGAGGTGCAGGCCGTGCTCCTGGCCGGCCCCGACGGCGCCCTGGAGATCCGCGCGTTCGCCGCGCCCCGCAACGGCGACCTGTGGGGCGAGGTGCGCCCCCAGATCGCCGCCGACATGACGCGCCGCGGCGGCACCGCCACCGAGCGCGAGGGCCACTTCGGTCCCGAGCTGGTCTGCCAGATGCCGGTGCGCGGTGCCGACGGTGCCACCGGCACCCAGGCGTCGCGGATCATCGGGGTCAACGGCCCGCGCTGGTTGCTGCGTGCGACCTTCATGGGCCGTCCCGCGACCGAGACCGAGATCCCGCAGGACTGGATCGACACCGTCACCGCGATCGCCGTACGCCGCGGCGACGGCCCGATGCCGGTCGGCGAGCCGCTGCCGGTGGTCATGCCCGAGTCGGCGCGGCGGGTCGACCCGCCGGCCGACTCCTGACCGGTCCGGGCGCGTGAGCCGGCTGCGCCGCACCCTGAGCCGCTGGGCCGACACCAGCGACCAGGAGGCCCGCGACCTGCGTGAGACCCACACGGGTCGGGGCCTCGACACGATCGCCGAGGCACCCGACCGGGTGCCGGTCCGCCTGCGCGGCACCCTGCGCACGGTGACGCTGCGCCCGCGCGGCGGCGTACCGGCGCTGGAGGCCGAGCTGGTGGACGGCACGGGATCGATCACCGTCGTGTGGCTCGGCCGGCGTCGGATCGCCGGCATCAAGCCGGGCACCACCATCCAGGTGCAGGCCCGCATCGGCCACCAGGAGGGCACCCGCATCATGTACAACCCGCGTTACGAGCTGCTGCCGTGAGCGACTCCCCACAGGACCGCGACCCCGCGGATGCGCCGTCGCGCGCGGTGCCCACCGTCGCCACCGTCGAGGCGCTGGTGCGCTCCCAGATGGCCACCGCGCTGGGGGGCCGACGCGGGATGGTCGAGGCCGGCATCCCCGGCATGCTGTTCACGATCCTGTGGCTGAGCACCAAGCAGCTCCAGCTCGCCCTGGTGGTCAGCCTGGTCGCCGTGGGCGCGGCCATCGTGGCCCGGCTGGTGCAGCGCAGCACCCTGCAGTACGCCCTCAACGCGCTGTTCGCGATCGGCATCGGGTGGCTGTTCGTGCGGATCGCCGCGAGCTCGGGCGGCTCGGAGTCCGACCAGGCCCTGGCGTTCTTCCTGCCCGGGATCCTGGTGAGCCTCGGCTACACGATCGTGATGGCCGGCTCCTGCCTCGCCGGCTGGCCCTTCATCGGGTTCATGCTCGGCAGCGTCACCGGCGATCCGACCGCCTGGCACGACGACAAGCAGATCGTGCGGCTGTGCAACCGGCTCACCTGGGTCTTCCTGGCCCCCGGCGCGATCGGCGTGCTGCTCCAGGGACCGGTGTGGCTGCTCGGCTGGGCGGACGTGATCGACGTCGACCTCGCGGTGCTGCTCGTCGGCACCTTGCGCCTGGGACTGGGCTGGCCGCTGCGGATCGCCTCGTGGAGCGCGATGGTGTGGCTGCTGGCCCGCAACGCCACGCCGCTCGGCGACGACGCCGAGGCGCCCGCGCAGGAGGCCTGACCCGGGGGCTGTGCGTCAGCCGCCGTGGTGGCGCGGGGCAAGCAGCCGCTCGAGCTCGTCCTCGCGCTCGTCGGGCACCACGAAGAGCAGCTCGTCGCCGGACTCGATCGGCTGCTCCGCGTCCGGGGCGTACACCTGCCCGTCGCGCAGGATGGTCACCAGCGCGCAGTTCTCCGGCAGCGGGATCAGCCCCGCCGGCTTGCCGACGTACGGCGAGTCCGCGGGCAGCGTCATCTCGACCAGGTTGGAGTTGCCCTGGCGGAAGGTGAACAGCCGCACCAGGTCGCCGACGGTGACGGCCTCCTCCACGAGCGCGGACATGATGCGCGGGGTGGAGACGTTGACGTCGACGCCCCACGCCTCGGTGAACAGCCACTCGTTGTTGGGGTGGTTCACCCGCCCGACGGTGCGGGGGACCCCGAACTCGGTCTTCGCGAGCAGCGAGGTGACCAGGTTGGCCTTGTCGTCGCCGGTGGCGGCGATGACCACGTCGCAGCGGTCCAGGCGCGCCTCCTCCAGCGAGGAGAGCTCGCAGCAGTCGGCCAGCAGCCACTCGGCGTCCGGGACGCGCTCGGGCTTGATCGAGTCGGCCTTCTTGTCGATGAGCAGGACCTGGTGTCCGTTGTGGATCAGCTCGCGGGCGATCGAACGCCCGACGGCGCCGGCTCCGGCGATGGCGACACGCATGGCTCAGCTCTCCTCGGGTCCGCGGTCGATGACCTTGAAGGCGTGCGGGGCGCCGTCCTCGCGCATCACGAGGTGGATCAGGTCGCCCTCCTGGATCACCGTCTCGCGGTTGGGGAGCATGCCCTCGCCGAGCCGGTCGATCCAGGCGATCCGGCTGCGGGTCTGGGTCTGGAAGTCGATGGTGCGCTGCCCGACCCACTTCTCGGGGACCGGGACCTGGTCGAGCCGTATGGTGCCGGAGGGGTCACGGAAGTTGGGCTCGGCGCCCGCGGGCAGCAGCCGGCGCAGCACCTGGTCGGCCGTCCACTTCACCGTGGCGACCGTGGTGATGCCGAGGCGCTGGTAGACCTCCGCGCGCCCGGGGTCGTAGATGCGCGCGACGACCTGCTGGATGCCGAACGTCTCGCGGGCGACGCGCGCGGCGATGATGTTGGAGTTGTCGCCGCTGGAGACCGCGGCGAAGGCGTCGGCGCGCCGGATCCCGGCCCGCTCGAGGACCTGCTGGTCGAAGCCGTAGCCGGTGACCTTGTCGCCGTTGAAGCCCGGGCCCAGCCGGCGGAAGGCGTCGGGCTCGCTGTCGATGACCGACACCGTGTGGTTGCGGTCCTCGAGGCTGCGCGCGAGCGTCGAACCGACGCGGCCGCAGCCCATGATCACGACATGCACAGCAGAACCGTAGCGCCCCTCGGATCCTGCGGGCTGGTGCCGTAGCCTCCGCTCGTGGGTGTCGGCGATGTCTCCAAGCGGATCCTCCTCGGCCGCAAGCTCCGCAGCTCGCAGATCGAGGGCACGCTGCTGCCCAAGAGGGTCGCGCTGCCGGTGTTCGCCAGCGACGCCTTGTCGTCGGTGGCCTACGCCCCCGACGAGGTGTTCATCATGCTGTCGCTGGCCGGCGCGTCGGCGTACGCATGGTCGTGGAAGGTCGCGATCGCG includes the following:
- a CDS encoding DUF3093 domain-containing protein, with amino-acid sequence MPHLSADVSPSTVAYSERLGVPLRWWAQGFMLTASVWLAVVVALPGELAWLITAVFGLLVAAGFLAYGSARITVANGELRAGRARISAEHLGAATALDPEQTRHTAGRDADARAFLLLRPYLKRSVRVEITDPRDPAPYWLLNTRRPDELARALATLTQAD
- the dut gene encoding dUTP diphosphatase, with amino-acid sequence MLRRLDTDLPLPSYAHPGDAGADLLTTVDLRLEPGERALVPTGVALALPEGYVAFVHPRSGLAARHGLSIVNTPGTIDAGYRGEIKVLLINHDPREAIELRRGDRVAQLLIQRVERARFVEVDELPDSVRGEGGYGSTGGFARA
- a CDS encoding DUF3710 domain-containing protein; this translates as MKFRRKSTPDSADISAEETATSAAEPDEGAVAEPAVGPFDADDLPEGGPHHVDLGSLLVPPMPGRDLRLQVNEKTGEVQAVLLAGPDGALEIRAFAAPRNGDLWGEVRPQIAADMTRRGGTATEREGHFGPELVCQMPVRGADGATGTQASRIIGVNGPRWLLRATFMGRPATETEIPQDWIDTVTAIAVRRGDGPMPVGEPLPVVMPESARRVDPPADS
- a CDS encoding OB-fold nucleic acid binding domain-containing protein; translated protein: MSRLRRTLSRWADTSDQEARDLRETHTGRGLDTIAEAPDRVPVRLRGTLRTVTLRPRGGVPALEAELVDGTGSITVVWLGRRRIAGIKPGTTIQVQARIGHQEGTRIMYNPRYELLP
- a CDS encoding DUF3159 domain-containing protein, whose protein sequence is MSDSPQDRDPADAPSRAVPTVATVEALVRSQMATALGGRRGMVEAGIPGMLFTILWLSTKQLQLALVVSLVAVGAAIVARLVQRSTLQYALNALFAIGIGWLFVRIAASSGGSESDQALAFFLPGILVSLGYTIVMAGSCLAGWPFIGFMLGSVTGDPTAWHDDKQIVRLCNRLTWVFLAPGAIGVLLQGPVWLLGWADVIDVDLAVLLVGTLRLGLGWPLRIASWSAMVWLLARNATPLGDDAEAPAQEA
- a CDS encoding potassium channel family protein; its protein translation is MRVAIAGAGAVGRSIARELIHNGHQVLLIDKKADSIKPERVPDAEWLLADCCELSSLEEARLDRCDVVIAATGDDKANLVTSLLAKTEFGVPRTVGRVNHPNNEWLFTEAWGVDVNVSTPRIMSALVEEAVTVGDLVRLFTFRQGNSNLVEMTLPADSPYVGKPAGLIPLPENCALVTILRDGQVYAPDAEQPIESGDELLFVVPDEREDELERLLAPRHHGG
- a CDS encoding potassium channel family protein, translating into MHVVIMGCGRVGSTLARSLEDRNHTVSVIDSEPDAFRRLGPGFNGDKVTGYGFDQQVLERAGIRRADAFAAVSSGDNSNIIAARVARETFGIQQVVARIYDPGRAEVYQRLGITTVATVKWTADQVLRRLLPAGAEPNFRDPSGTIRLDQVPVPEKWVGQRTIDFQTQTRSRIAWIDRLGEGMLPNRETVIQEGDLIHLVMREDGAPHAFKVIDRGPEES